The genomic stretch TTTTTCACTTTATTACTTACTTAAAAAGCATACCAACGTCCACATTTATTAACGCAAAATGGTTCAAAGTCAGGATCTGCGGTAGAAGCTTGAATGCAAGCTGCTTCGGTAGTGTAATATGGCCTACCTGATCCCCACCAAGATGCACATTCTGGTGTAATTCCTCCTTTAATTAATTTTAAATTTTCTCTTGAGATTTTGTTTAATTTTTTCATAATGATTAGTTTGATTTTCCTACTCTATACGGTTTTCAGATACCCCGATATTAATACACTAATATATGAAATATATTATAACAAAATCAAAATTTTTTTTATAGATAATTTTAATTTTACTATTCGTCTTTATTATTGCGAAATGTATTTAATATCTACAAAATCTGTCAGCCAAACATTATTTTCAGAAAGATAAAATTCTATCCCATCATCAAACATTTTTTCTGTATTGATGGTTAGAATAATCGGTTTTCCGTGACGCATTCCGACTTTAGTTGCCGTTTCAATATCCTGACTCAAATGAACGTGTTGTCGGTTTCTTTTTTCAATTCCTTTTTCTAAAATGGATTCGATATTACGTTGCGCAGTTCCATGGTAGAGAAATTCTGGCGGCTGTTGCGGAATTAAAGCTAAATTAATATCAATCGAATGCCCTTGATTTGCTCTGATTCTTGTTTTATCTTCATTAAAAATAAACCGTTTTTTATCATTAGTTTGTACAATTTCATCCAATTCTTCAAAAGTAAAACCTTGAGAATCGTTTGTGGATTTTGTAATCAGTTCGTCAACATCTGCCCAACCGTTTTCATCCAAATGCAAACCGATAATTTCTGGATGATGCCTGAGAACGTAGCTCAGGAATTTGCTTGTTTTTTTCTTATGCTGTTCGTTCATGGTTTGTGTTTTATTTCATTAATTTGTTTTCTAATTTTTCACACAAAAGTTCAATATCCTCTTTTCTCACCAACTCCGCAATCCACTCATCAGGAATGTTTTCAAAACCATAATAAATTCCTGCAATTCCACCTGTAATAGCTCCGGTTGTGTCGGTATCTTCTCCTAAATTGACGGCTTTTAAAACTGCCTCAGAATAATTTTCTGTGTTTAGGAAACACCATAATGAAGCTTCTAAGCTATGAAGAACGTAGCCACTTCCTCTAATCTCGTCTTCCGAATATCTTGAAATATCATTTCTTAAAACCTTTTCAAAAAGCTGAATCTCATTTGGGTTAAAACCTTGAATTTCTGCATATTTCAAAGCTGTTTTTTGAACATGATTGTATGCTTCTTTTTTGTCTTTTCCTTTAATTAATTCAATAGCAAAAATAACATAGATAAAGCAAGCAAAAACAGAACGAAAATGTCCGTGTGTAATTGATGAAACTTCTTTTACGATTTGATATAGCTTTTCAATATTTTCTTCATCTTTAAAATAAAAAGCCAAAGGAAGAATCCTCATCAAAGATCCATTGCCATTATCTTCTTCAAAAATATTTCCTGAAAACCTAGCGCTTTCACCTTTAATTAATCTTGCAATGGAATGTCTTGTTGTTCCGCCAATATCGAAAAGTCTTCCGTGGGCCGTCCAATGTCCATATTTATTCCATTTAACAAAGCTTTGTCCTATTTTTTCGAGATCATAACCTTTTGTCAATTCATCAGCTAAGCAAAGAGTTAATGAACTGTCATCGCTCCAAGTTCCTTTGGGTTGATTCCAAGACATATATTCCAAA from Chryseobacterium indoltheticum encodes the following:
- a CDS encoding RNA 2'-phosphotransferase, producing the protein MNEQHKKKTSKFLSYVLRHHPEIIGLHLDENGWADVDELITKSTNDSQGFTFEELDEIVQTNDKKRFIFNEDKTRIRANQGHSIDINLALIPQQPPEFLYHGTAQRNIESILEKGIEKRNRQHVHLSQDIETATKVGMRHGKPIILTINTEKMFDDGIEFYLSENNVWLTDFVDIKYISQ
- a CDS encoding ADP-ribosylglycohydrolase family protein is translated as MKNVVKAGIFGVCIGDALGVPVEFKKREDLKTYPVTGYLEYMSWNQPKGTWSDDSSLTLCLADELTKGYDLEKIGQSFVKWNKYGHWTAHGRLFDIGGTTRHSIARLIKGESARFSGNIFEEDNGNGSLMRILPLAFYFKDEENIEKLYQIVKEVSSITHGHFRSVFACFIYVIFAIELIKGKDKKEAYNHVQKTALKYAEIQGFNPNEIQLFEKVLRNDISRYSEDEIRGSGYVLHSLEASLWCFLNTENYSEAVLKAVNLGEDTDTTGAITGGIAGIYYGFENIPDEWIAELVRKEDIELLCEKLENKLMK